Genomic window (Candidatus Aminicenantes bacterium):
GGTCGGGCTGGATGAAGCTTTTCTCAAGCTCTGCGGCTTCCAAAACGATGGCAGCCATGATACCTCCGGCTCAGCGGGCGCGCGGCCACAGGGTTTTCACCTTGCGCAAGCGCGACAGCCAGTAGCCATTCAAATTCTCGAAGCGGACCCAGCCCCCGGCGGCGGGGGCGTGGACGAAGCGGCCGCCGCCCATGTAGATGGCCGAATGCCATGTTTGCGCCGATTTGAAGACCAGGATGTCGCCTGAAGCGGCATGCGTCAACTTCACGCTCCCGGCCATCCGGCCCTGCTCCCGGGCGTTGCGCGGCACCCGGATGCCGAAACAATCAAAAACATAAAACACCAGCCCGCTGCAGTCGAAACCGTCGATATCGACGCCGCCGAAGCGGTACGGGATGCCGACCAGGCTCGCGGCCAGCTCGACGATCTGGCGGCGCAGCACCCGTTGTTCCCACTCCGGAGTACTGCGCACGGAACAAAGCGTGCAGGCGAGAACGACCAGCGGCAGCAGCCAGACCCGGCCCGCCGGCGTTTCCGGTTTTTTTTTTATTGCTTTCAACGATTGCCTTCCCGGCGGGATGCAAGGCAAACCCCGCACGGCATTTGATTTGCGAAAGGGGGGACTCGAACCCCCAGGCCTTGCGGCATCAGATCCTAAGTCTGACGTGTCTGCCAGTTCCACCACTTTCGCGCCTTTCAAAAAATATCATTATTCGCCGGCGCTGTCAAATGGACTCCCTCCCGTTTTTTGGGGCGGGCAAAGAAAAATAAATCAATGGTTGACAATGAAAAAAGCATTTGCTAAGGTAAAATCAAGTCTTTCTTAAGGAGGCAGGAATGTCAACAAAATTTTCTTCCGCCAAAAAGACCTGCTTGGGCCTGCTATTTATCCTGGGCATGCTGGCCAGCGCCTGGCAGACAGGCTGCCGGATGCAGACCGACGAATTGAATAAGAAAGAGCCGGGAAAAATCGCCGCGATCAAAAAAGCCGGCAAGATCATCATCGGTACCAGCGCCGATTACCCGCCGTACGAGTTCCGCCTGTTGCCCGAGATCGAAGACGATTTCGTCGGCATCGACATGGACATCGCCGAAGCCATTGCCGCCGACCTGAACGTTAAACTGGAGATCAAAAACATTGTTTTCAACAACCTGTTCAAGGAACTGGAAGACGGGCACATCGACCTGATCCTGGCCGGGCTGGCGCCTAGCGAGAGCCGGCAAAAGATGGTCGATTTTTCCATCCCCTACTACCAGGCCATCCAGAACATGCTGATCAGGGCCAAAGACAGCGAACAGATAAAGCTGCTGGAAGACCTGCGCGGCAAAAAGGTCGGCACCCAGAGCGGTTCGATCCAGGAAGACATGGCCAAGAGCATGATCTTTGGGGCCACCTTCGTCACCCTGCCGACCATCCAGGCGCTGATCGATGGACTGGCCGCGCAAAAGCTGGATGCCGTG
Coding sequences:
- a CDS encoding C40 family peptidase; amino-acid sequence: MKAIKKKPETPAGRVWLLPLVVLACTLCSVRSTPEWEQRVLRRQIVELAASLVGIPYRFGGVDIDGFDCSGLVFYVFDCFGIRVPRNAREQGRMAGSVKLTHAASGDILVFKSAQTWHSAIYMGGGRFVHAPAAGGWVRFENLNGYWLSRLRKVKTLWPRAR
- a CDS encoding transporter substrate-binding domain-containing protein, which gives rise to MSTKFSSAKKTCLGLLFILGMLASAWQTGCRMQTDELNKKEPGKIAAIKKAGKIIIGTSADYPPYEFRLLPEIEDDFVGIDMDIAEAIAADLNVKLEIKNIVFNNLFKELEDGHIDLILAGLAPSESRQKMVDFSIPYYQAIQNMLIRAKDSEQIKLLEDLRGKKVGTQSGSIQEDMAKSMIFGATFVTLPTIQALIDGLAAQKLDAVILEKPVADAYVFKNKDFLNLECNSNRTPLGSAAAVKKGNSELLERINQILERLIKENKINQFVQDAKVFTDKI